A region of the Paraburkholderia flava genome:
CGTTCGCGGCTGCGCATCCGGCGCCGGTGGTGTCGTCCGCAGTTGAAGTGCTCGCGTCGGAACCGGCTGGTCCTGCGGGTGCAAATCAATCCGCCGGACTCGCGGACGCGCAGCGTCTCGCCGATGCCGGACGTTTCGACGACGCGCTGCGTATCGTCAGCGATTTCGCGCGTGGCCACGAGCCGGATGCGGAAGCGTTCTATCTGCTCGGCCTGATTGCCGACGCACGCGGCCGCGCCGACGAAGCCGCCGATTTCTATCGCAAGGCGCTGTATCTCGCGCCGGCCCATTACGAGACCTTGATGCATCTGGCGGCGCTGCTCGACGTGAGCGGCGACGTTGCCGGCGCGCAGCAGATGACGCTGCGTGCGCAGCGCGCGATCGCGCGTCAGTCCACGGCCGGTGCCGGCCGCGTGAAGTCTTCATGAGGAGCGCATGACGTCCGTCGCTGCTGACCACACGAGTGCGACCGTACTCGTCGACGATTGCTGGAACCGCATCGGCTCGCGGGGAGACAACTCGTGCCCGCGCCTGCCGCAGCACGCGCGTTGTCTGAACTGCCCGGTGTTCGAGCGCAACGCATCGCTGCTGCTCGACCGGCCGGTCAGCGACGACGGCGCGCTGCTCGACGAGCCGGGCATGCCCGACCTCGCGCGCACCGCCGCAGGTGCCGCGTATGCGGCGGCGCGCGAACGCGCGCGTGCGTCGACCGATAGCCCGCTCTCCGATGAAGACCGCGCGACCATCCAGTCCGCGCTCGTGTTCCGTATCGCCGACGAATGGCTCGCGCTGCCGTCGGCAGCGCTGCGGCAGGTCGAGGAGCCGCGGCCGGTCCATTCGCTGCCGCATCGGCGCAATCGCGTGGTGCTCGGTCTGGTGAACATTCGCGGCACGCTGACGGTCGCCGCGTCGCTCGGCGAATTGCTGAATCTCGATCACAGCGCGACGCGTCACGCGGGCCGCAACGCATATGCGCGGATGCTGGTCGCCGCGCACCGCAACGAGCCCGCCGTATTCCCGGTCGATGAAGTGGAAGGCGTGGTGCGGTTCGCTGCGTCCGCGCTGATGCCGGTGCCGCCGACGCTCGCGCAGACCACCGCGCTGCACGCGCGCGGCGTACTCGCGTGGCGCGGCACGACGATCGGTCTGCTCGACACCGCGCGTGTGTTCGACTCGCTTGCCCGGAGCCTCCGATGAGCCTCGCCGACGATCCGGCCCGCCTGTCGCTGCTCGAACTGTTTCGCGAGGAAGCGCGCGCGCAGACGCGCGTGTTGTCCGATGGTCTGCTGCTGCTCGAACACACGCCCGCCGATGCGGCCGCGCTCGAAGCCTGCATGCGTGCCGCGCATTCGTTGAAGGGCGCGGCGCGCATCGTCGACGTGCCTGACGGCGTCGACGTCGCACACGCGATGGAGGAGTGTTTCGTCGCCGCGCAGCACGGCGAACTGCTGCTCACCGCGCAGCATATCGACGAGCTGTTGCGCGGCGCCGACCTGCTGCTGCGCATCGGCGAGGCGAATCCGGCGGCGCCTGTCGCGCGCGACGAGGTCGACGCGTGGACCGGCGGACTTTCCACGCTCACGGGCGCGCGGGTTCTGCCCGCAGCCGGCGCCGGCAATCTGTTCGCGGAAGCGTCCGATGCCGACGACGACGCGACGCTGCGCACCGCGATCGCATTGCTGAACGCCCAGGCCGACGCGCTGCCCGCAGAGACGCACAGCGAATCGTTGCCCGCCGCTGAACCCGCATTGCTCCCGCAAACCACGCTTGCCGCGCAGGACATCGCACCGATTGAACGAACCGAACGCCCGGCGCCGTTTCGCGTCGACGCGCCGCGCGATCCCGACCGGATGCTGCGCGTGCGCGCCGACAATCTCGACCGGCTGCTGAGTCTGTCGGGCGAATCGCTGGTCGAGGCGCGCTGGTTGAAACCGTTCGCCGAATCGATGCTGCGCGTGAAGCGCACGCAACGCGACGCGTCGCGCGCGCTCGACACGTTCTACGAAAATCTCGCCGACACGCTCGACGCCGATGCGCTCGCCGCATTGAACGGCGTGCGCGAAACGCTCGGCAACATGCAGCAGTTGCTCGGCGCGCGGATCGACGAGCTGGACCGCTTCGACCGGCGCAGCGCGCACCTCGCGCAGCAGCTGTACGACGAAGCGCTGCTGTGCCGGATGCGGCCGTTCGGCGACGCGGCGCGTGCCTATCCGCGGATCGTGCGCGATCTCGCGCGCTCGCTCGACAAGCGCGTGCATTTTTCGGTGGTCGGCGAATCGACGCAGGTGGACCGCGACATTCTCGACATGCTCGATGCACCGCTCGGTCATCTGCTGCGCAATGCGCTCGATCACGGCGTCGAGTCGCCGGAGCAGCGCGTTGCGCGCGGCAAATCCGCCGAAGCGACCGTGACGCTCGAGGCCCGGCACAGCGCGGGCAAGCTGCTGATCTCCGTCAGCGACGACGGCGCGGGCATCGATCTCGACGGCGTGCGCGCGGCGGTCGTGCGCCGCCGCCTCGCCGACGAAGAGACGGCCGCGCGCCTCACCGATCACGAGCTGCTCGAATTCCTTTTGCTGCCGGGCTTCTCGATGCGCGATCGCGTGACCGACGTGTCGGGTCGCGGCGTCGGGCTCGATGCCGTGCACGAGATGGTCAAGGCGGTGCGCGGCACGGTGCGCATCCACAATGAGCCGGGGCAGGGCGTGCGCTTCGTGCTGCAACTGCCGCTGACGCTGTCGGTGATCCGCAGCCTGCTCGTTGAAGTGGGCGGCGAAGCGTATGCGTTCCCGCTCGCGCACGTGCGGCGCACGCTCGAACTCGCGCGCGACCAGATCGACATGCTCGAAGGGCAGCAGCATTTCGGTTTCGAAGGACGGCCGATCGGGCTCGTCACCGCGCATCAGCTGCTCGGCACGCCGGTGCCGGAAGACAGCCGCAGCGGTGTCGCGGTGGTCGTGATCGGCGACGAGCGCGACCTGTGCGGGATCGCGGTCGACCGGTTTCTCGGCGAGCGGATGCTGGTCGTGCAGCCGCTCGACAGCCGGCTCGGCAAGGTCAAGGACATCGCTGCCGGCGCGCTGATGGAGAACGGCGAGGCGGTGCTGATCGTCGACGTCGACGATCTGCTGCGCTCGGTGGACAAGCTCGTGCGCGGCGGCCAGCTCGACAAGGTGCGGCGCGCGCAGGGCGTGACCGTCGAGGCGCGCCGGCACGTGCTGGTGGTCGACGATTCGCTGACCGTGCGCGAACTCGAACGCAAGCTGCTGGAAAAACGCGGCTACGCGGTGACCGTCGCCGTGGACGGCATGGACGGCTGGAACGCGCTGCGCAACGGATCGTTCGATCTGGTCGTGACTGACATCGACATGCCGCGCGTCGACGGCATCGAACTCGTCACGTTGATCCGGCGCGACGCCGTACTGAAATCGATACCCGTGATGATCGTTTCGTATAAGGACCGTGAGGAAGATCGTCGCCGCGGGCTCGACGCCGGCGCGGACTACTATCTCGCGAAGGGGAGTTTTCACGACGAGGCGCTGCTCGACGCGGTGCGCGATCTGATCGGGGAGGCCCGTTCATGAACATCGGGATCGTCAACGATATGCCGCTCGCGGTCGAGGCGATGCGTCGCGCGATCGCGCTGCGGCCCGAGCATCGCGTGCTGTGGGTGGCGACCGACGGCGCGCGCGCGGTCGATTTCTGCGCCGCGCAGCCGCCCGACGTCGTGCTGATGGATCTCGTGATGCCGATGTTCGACGGCGTCGAGGCGACCCGCCGCATCATGGCGTCGAACAC
Encoded here:
- a CDS encoding chemotaxis protein CheW; the encoded protein is MTSVAADHTSATVLVDDCWNRIGSRGDNSCPRLPQHARCLNCPVFERNASLLLDRPVSDDGALLDEPGMPDLARTAAGAAYAAARERARASTDSPLSDEDRATIQSALVFRIADEWLALPSAALRQVEEPRPVHSLPHRRNRVVLGLVNIRGTLTVAASLGELLNLDHSATRHAGRNAYARMLVAAHRNEPAVFPVDEVEGVVRFAASALMPVPPTLAQTTALHARGVLAWRGTTIGLLDTARVFDSLARSLR
- a CDS encoding hybrid sensor histidine kinase/response regulator; the protein is MSLADDPARLSLLELFREEARAQTRVLSDGLLLLEHTPADAAALEACMRAAHSLKGAARIVDVPDGVDVAHAMEECFVAAQHGELLLTAQHIDELLRGADLLLRIGEANPAAPVARDEVDAWTGGLSTLTGARVLPAAGAGNLFAEASDADDDATLRTAIALLNAQADALPAETHSESLPAAEPALLPQTTLAAQDIAPIERTERPAPFRVDAPRDPDRMLRVRADNLDRLLSLSGESLVEARWLKPFAESMLRVKRTQRDASRALDTFYENLADTLDADALAALNGVRETLGNMQQLLGARIDELDRFDRRSAHLAQQLYDEALLCRMRPFGDAARAYPRIVRDLARSLDKRVHFSVVGESTQVDRDILDMLDAPLGHLLRNALDHGVESPEQRVARGKSAEATVTLEARHSAGKLLISVSDDGAGIDLDGVRAAVVRRRLADEETAARLTDHELLEFLLLPGFSMRDRVTDVSGRGVGLDAVHEMVKAVRGTVRIHNEPGQGVRFVLQLPLTLSVIRSLLVEVGGEAYAFPLAHVRRTLELARDQIDMLEGQQHFGFEGRPIGLVTAHQLLGTPVPEDSRSGVAVVVIGDERDLCGIAVDRFLGERMLVVQPLDSRLGKVKDIAAGALMENGEAVLIVDVDDLLRSVDKLVRGGQLDKVRRAQGVTVEARRHVLVVDDSLTVRELERKLLEKRGYAVTVAVDGMDGWNALRNGSFDLVVTDIDMPRVDGIELVTLIRRDAVLKSIPVMIVSYKDREEDRRRGLDAGADYYLAKGSFHDEALLDAVRDLIGEARS